In Gracilimonas sp., a single window of DNA contains:
- a CDS encoding glycosyltransferase family 2 protein produces MKGFSIIIVTWNALEHLKNFLPSVILTDYPDFEIIIADNASDDGSKEWIKSTYPDIKIASFDRNYGYCGGNNRGVPFAEKEILLFLNNDVKVEKNWLHDLNRVFSEGNVAAAQPKMRSFENPEFFEYAGAAGGFMDKYGYTFCRGRIFDKVEKDHGQYDNQPDLFWASGAALAIRKDLFIKSGRFDEDFEFHMEEIDLCWRLQNQGYKISYAPQSVVYHLGGGSLPMGSPRKVYYNFRNSLFMLWKNYSASSLQKRFMIRLFLDVIAAWKALLTGNPKEWLAVFKAHVHFFFSLGSMNKKRRQLQKLRTNPDDPETMLNISVIWKYFFKGTKSFTDLKN; encoded by the coding sequence TTGAAAGGCTTCAGCATCATTATCGTTACCTGGAATGCACTTGAGCACCTCAAAAACTTCCTGCCATCTGTAATTTTAACTGATTATCCTGATTTTGAAATCATCATTGCAGATAATGCATCTGATGATGGTTCCAAAGAATGGATAAAATCAACGTATCCTGATATAAAAATTGCTTCCTTTGATAGAAACTACGGCTATTGTGGCGGAAATAATAGGGGTGTTCCCTTTGCTGAAAAAGAAATTTTACTTTTTCTGAATAACGATGTAAAAGTGGAGAAAAACTGGCTGCATGATCTAAACAGGGTTTTTAGTGAGGGTAATGTAGCAGCTGCTCAACCTAAAATGCGTTCTTTTGAGAATCCCGAATTCTTTGAATATGCAGGTGCGGCGGGTGGTTTTATGGACAAATACGGATACACTTTTTGCAGGGGCCGTATTTTTGATAAAGTAGAAAAAGATCATGGTCAATATGATAATCAACCGGACTTATTTTGGGCTTCGGGTGCGGCTTTAGCAATACGTAAAGATCTGTTTATAAAATCCGGCAGATTTGATGAAGACTTTGAGTTTCATATGGAGGAAATTGACCTTTGTTGGCGACTTCAAAACCAGGGATACAAAATTAGTTATGCCCCTCAAAGTGTTGTTTATCACCTGGGTGGTGGTTCCCTGCCGATGGGTTCTCCCCGAAAAGTATACTATAATTTCAGAAACAGCTTATTCATGCTCTGGAAAAACTATTCCGCTTCCAGCCTTCAGAAAAGGTTCATGATTAGACTGTTTTTAGATGTTATTGCGGCATGGAAAGCATTATTAACCGGTAACCCAAAAGAATGGCTTGCTGTGTTTAAGGCACATGTACACTTTTTCTTCAGCTTAGGAAGTATGAACAAAAAACGACGACAACTTCAGAAATTGAGAACTAATCCGGATGATCCTGAAACCATGCTTAACATCTCTGTTATATGGAAATACTTTTTTAAAGGGACAAAAAGTTTTACGGATTTAAAAAACTAA
- a CDS encoding aconitate hydratase: MSNPLNVTQKLIKDHLVEGEMTPGEEIGLKIDQTLTQDATGTLVMLELEAMELDDAKTELSCQYVDHNLLQTDFKNPDDHVFLKSAAEQFGMWFSRPGNGVSHPIETERFAIPGKTLAGSDSHTPASGCMGMLALGAGGLDVAFAIAGEPVHIKMPKVLGVELKGNLPDWVSAKDIVLEMLRRYDVDGAKGYVIEYFGDGLKNLSTMDRHVIANMGTEMGATTTVFPADDEVRRFMTSQGRGDDFVELVADEGAEYDKYEELILDDVEPLIALPSSPGNVVSVREVEGKPIYQAYVGSSANPGYRDFWIASEIVKGKTVHENVSWDINPTSRQIIENMVKNDVMFNLVQSGARIHQAGCNGCIGMGQAPASGQNSLRTVPRNFPDRSGTPEDSVFLVSPETAAASALTGKITDPRDLEELYDMTYPVFKELESPIVNTEMLKEPVPMEERGEIKKGPNISTMPDFNELSDFEVPVLLKMGDDISTDEILRAGAEVLPFRSNIPEISKSTLDVVDKNFHSRAIESKEEHGGHMVVAGENYAQGSSREHAAIAPRYLGQRAVIAKSYARIGWQNLVNFGIPPFEFLNDEDYDDIDQGDILKTENIRASIESGNTAKLINVTKGNEYKVKHTLSDRQREAILDGGVINTFKKKKAS; this comes from the coding sequence ATGAGTAATCCACTTAACGTCACGCAGAAATTGATAAAAGATCATTTGGTAGAAGGGGAAATGACACCCGGTGAGGAGATCGGGCTCAAAATAGATCAAACCCTTACTCAGGATGCAACGGGGACTTTGGTAATGCTGGAGCTGGAAGCTATGGAGTTGGATGACGCCAAAACCGAATTATCCTGCCAATATGTAGATCATAATCTTTTGCAAACGGATTTTAAAAACCCGGATGATCATGTATTTCTGAAGTCTGCTGCCGAACAGTTTGGAATGTGGTTTAGTCGCCCGGGAAATGGAGTAAGTCATCCAATTGAAACGGAGCGTTTTGCCATTCCCGGGAAGACACTTGCCGGATCTGACAGTCATACACCTGCATCGGGCTGTATGGGAATGTTAGCCCTTGGGGCGGGGGGACTGGATGTGGCCTTTGCCATTGCCGGAGAACCAGTGCACATCAAAATGCCGAAAGTTTTAGGTGTTGAACTCAAAGGAAATCTGCCGGATTGGGTGAGTGCAAAGGATATAGTTCTTGAAATGCTCCGCCGATACGATGTAGATGGAGCCAAGGGTTATGTGATTGAATATTTTGGAGACGGTTTGAAAAACTTATCTACCATGGATCGCCATGTGATCGCCAATATGGGTACAGAAATGGGAGCTACAACTACTGTTTTTCCAGCTGATGATGAAGTCCGCCGTTTTATGACCTCCCAGGGAAGAGGCGATGATTTTGTTGAGCTGGTAGCTGATGAAGGTGCTGAATACGATAAATACGAGGAACTGATTCTGGATGATGTGGAGCCATTAATCGCACTGCCAAGCAGTCCCGGTAATGTGGTTTCGGTTAGGGAAGTGGAAGGGAAGCCCATCTATCAGGCCTATGTTGGATCTTCGGCTAATCCCGGTTATCGTGATTTTTGGATTGCTTCTGAGATTGTGAAGGGGAAAACGGTTCACGAAAATGTGTCCTGGGATATAAACCCAACATCACGACAGATCATCGAGAACATGGTAAAAAACGATGTGATGTTTAATCTTGTACAATCAGGTGCTCGCATTCACCAGGCGGGTTGTAACGGTTGTATTGGAATGGGCCAGGCACCTGCTTCGGGGCAAAATAGTCTGCGAACGGTGCCACGTAATTTCCCGGATCGATCAGGTACGCCGGAGGATTCAGTGTTTTTAGTAAGCCCGGAGACAGCCGCAGCTTCAGCTTTGACCGGCAAGATTACCGATCCGCGCGATCTGGAAGAATTGTATGATATGACGTATCCGGTGTTTAAAGAGCTTGAGAGCCCGATTGTCAATACAGAGATGCTGAAAGAACCGGTTCCAATGGAGGAGCGCGGAGAGATTAAGAAAGGGCCGAATATTTCTACTATGCCGGATTTCAACGAACTCAGTGATTTTGAAGTACCGGTTTTACTAAAAATGGGTGACGATATTTCAACTGATGAAATTCTGAGGGCGGGAGCTGAAGTGTTACCATTTCGAAGCAACATCCCGGAGATCAGTAAGTCTACGCTGGATGTAGTTGATAAAAACTTCCACTCCCGGGCAATTGAATCTAAAGAAGAACACGGCGGACACATGGTTGTAGCCGGTGAGAATTATGCACAGGGCTCCAGTCGTGAACATGCAGCTATTGCACCTCGGTATTTAGGTCAGCGTGCCGTGATTGCTAAAAGCTATGCTCGGATTGGATGGCAAAACCTGGTGAACTTTGGCATTCCACCTTTTGAATTTTTAAATGATGAGGATTACGATGATATCGATCAAGGCGATATCTTGAAAACTGAAAATATTCGTGCAAGCATAGAAAGTGGTAATACTGCTAAACTGATCAATGTCACAAAAGGCAATGAATATAAAGTGAAGCACACCCTCAGTGACCGTCAGCGAGAGGCTATTTTAGATGGGGGAGTGATTAATACTTTTAAGAAGAAAAAGGCTTCTTAA
- a CDS encoding DUF58 domain-containing protein: MIPKEILKKIRKLEIQTKGIVNTLFGGEYQSAFKGRGMEFSEVRAYTYGDDIRQIDWNVTARTGDPFIKIFEEEREQTLMLCIDISQSGTFGSQSQSKMDLAIELCAVLAFSAIKNSDKVGLVLFSDHIEKVVPPKKGRTHVLRLIRELYTTKPTGTGTDIADALSYINRLLDRRAIVVLASDFQDNNFEKQLRITNQKHDLVSIIINDELEDELPHIGLVKVRDAETGAEKMVDTSSSKVRKAYKIRRMEQKAYIHDKMLKMKIDAVEVKTNKSYVQPLMNFFKRRGSRY, translated from the coding sequence ATGATCCCAAAGGAAATTCTTAAAAAAATCCGGAAACTTGAAATTCAAACAAAAGGTATTGTCAATACCTTGTTTGGAGGCGAATACCAGTCGGCTTTTAAAGGACGGGGCATGGAATTTTCGGAGGTTCGGGCTTATACCTACGGTGATGACATTCGTCAAATCGACTGGAATGTAACTGCCCGTACCGGCGACCCGTTTATCAAAATATTCGAAGAAGAGCGAGAACAAACACTCATGCTCTGCATCGACATTTCACAAAGCGGCACCTTTGGAAGTCAGAGCCAGAGTAAAATGGATCTGGCTATAGAACTATGTGCAGTGCTTGCATTCAGCGCTATAAAAAATAGCGATAAAGTTGGGCTGGTCCTTTTCAGTGATCATATTGAAAAAGTAGTCCCTCCTAAAAAAGGACGTACGCATGTTTTAAGGCTTATAAGAGAGTTATATACTACTAAGCCAACCGGCACCGGAACTGATATTGCAGATGCCCTGTCTTACATTAACCGGCTTTTAGATCGGCGAGCTATTGTGGTATTGGCCTCAGATTTCCAAGACAACAATTTTGAGAAACAACTCAGAATCACTAATCAAAAGCATGATTTAGTCAGCATCATCATCAATGATGAGCTGGAAGACGAACTACCGCACATTGGCTTGGTTAAAGTTAGGGATGCCGAAACCGGAGCTGAAAAAATGGTTGACACTTCAAGCTCCAAAGTGCGAAAAGCATACAAAATTCGACGGATGGAACAGAAAGCATACATTCATGACAAGATGCTTAAAATGAAGATTGATGCTGTAGAGGTGAAAACGAACAAGTCGTATGTTCAGCCCTTGATGAATTTCTTTAAACGCCGGGGAAGCAGATATTAA
- a CDS encoding peptidoglycan DD-metalloendopeptidase family protein — translation MRSITSTLGLGIITSFTVITLVLVLNLTNNEPPPEFEISAENMVEIKEDVQLDSYGFNTINVELEEGRVKRNESLYLILQDLEVPPQVIYEINKKSDGVFQSNRVKPGQRYIAYKGKKDGSAHRLILHNNALEYVVFDWKNEVKVTSGRKEIETKRAEVSGVIESSLYETLMAQNQNTLLGNSLSEIFAWQIDFFRLYPGDKFKVIYEEQFVDGNPFGIGRVIAAEFTNKNETFDAFYYENEERAGYFDSDGNSVQKALLKAPFRYSQRVSSNFSHSRFHPVLKRRIPHYGVDYAAPIGTPVLSVGDGEVIEARYRGANGNIVKVRHNGTYTTAYLHLNGFAKGIRAGTRVKQGQVIGYVGKTGRVTGVHLDYRIYKNGQPVNPLKVKLPPSKAIGEEEKSNYLRKVEKLKYQLSQIESQQPKKVISTNTAVSASSN, via the coding sequence ATGAGAAGTATTACATCTACGTTAGGGCTCGGGATAATAACGTCTTTTACGGTTATTACCTTGGTGTTAGTATTAAATTTAACAAATAATGAACCTCCTCCGGAGTTTGAAATTTCTGCTGAGAATATGGTGGAAATAAAGGAAGATGTTCAGCTCGATTCCTATGGATTTAACACTATAAATGTAGAACTGGAAGAAGGCAGGGTTAAGCGTAATGAGAGCCTGTATCTTATTTTGCAGGATTTAGAAGTCCCGCCTCAAGTCATTTATGAAATCAATAAAAAATCTGATGGTGTATTCCAAAGTAACCGTGTTAAACCGGGACAACGATATATAGCTTATAAAGGAAAGAAGGATGGTTCAGCTCACCGGCTGATATTACACAACAATGCTTTGGAGTATGTGGTCTTTGATTGGAAAAATGAAGTTAAGGTAACCAGTGGACGTAAAGAGATTGAGACCAAAAGGGCGGAAGTAAGCGGAGTTATTGAATCTTCTTTGTATGAGACGCTGATGGCCCAAAATCAGAATACCCTGCTTGGCAATAGCTTAAGTGAAATTTTCGCCTGGCAAATTGATTTCTTTCGATTATATCCGGGAGATAAGTTTAAAGTAATTTATGAAGAGCAATTTGTTGACGGGAACCCGTTCGGGATAGGGAGGGTAATTGCTGCCGAATTCACCAATAAAAATGAAACCTTCGATGCTTTCTATTATGAAAATGAAGAACGTGCCGGATATTTCGACAGTGATGGAAATAGTGTGCAAAAAGCCCTATTAAAAGCTCCTTTCAGGTATTCACAACGAGTGAGCTCAAATTTTTCACACAGCCGTTTTCATCCGGTTTTAAAGCGCAGAATTCCTCATTATGGAGTAGATTATGCCGCACCGATTGGAACGCCGGTGCTTTCGGTAGGGGATGGTGAAGTTATCGAAGCCCGGTATCGAGGGGCAAATGGAAACATTGTTAAGGTTCGGCACAATGGAACTTATACAACCGCTTATCTACACTTAAACGGATTTGCTAAAGGCATTCGGGCCGGGACAAGGGTAAAACAAGGGCAGGTGATCGGATATGTAGGAAAGACGGGACGTGTAACCGGCGTACATTTGGATTATAGAATATATAAAAACGGTCAGCCTGTAAATCCTTTAAAAGTTAAGTTGCCGCCATCCAAAGCTATAGGAGAAGAAGAAAAAAGTAATTACTTAAGAAAAGTTGAAAAACTTAAGTATCAGTTAAGTCAAATTGAAAGCCAGCAACCCAAAAAAGTAATCAGTACTAACACGGCTGTTTCTGCTTCTTCAAATTAA